The following are from one region of the Odontesthes bonariensis isolate fOdoBon6 chromosome 16, fOdoBon6.hap1, whole genome shotgun sequence genome:
- the fgfr4 gene encoding fibroblast growth factor receptor 4 has protein sequence MARVFLFYVLLLCLVDRVTVRAIDEIRTKDLRVSRPLIVPGYPENTTGVVGGHAKLMCKVHRPASTKVQWLKTDISSPGRSQGGPPRIKALTPLQTNGSKVNTLHLSNITLEDAGEYICMAESTHAGRTVQAMQSAWLVLPGPVISKTVALSAAETPSEVLEDLSEDTTEHLLLEPGNVLKLRCDMSTRPGMAVHWYKEGVRLLPTPRIQMRGAVVEITDVTYEDSGIYVCVLRGTKDPVRNFTITVADLLGSGDDDEDNGLEDSSAEIENDQVYFSRGPYWTHIQRMEKKLYAVPAGNTVKFRCPATGSPMPSIRWLKNGREFRGEHRIGGIKLRHQHWSLVMESVVPSDRGNYTCVVENKYGSISHSYVLDVLERSPHRPILQAGLPANTTAVVGSDVQFHCKVYSDAQPHIQWLKHIERNGSRYGPDGTPYVQVLKTGSLNMSDVEVLYLSKVSMEDAGEYTCLAGNSIGFAHQSAWLTVLSEEEAAEPIDTMETKYTDIIIYACGFLALIMAIIIVVLCRMQVHPRREPFDALPVQKLSKFPLRRQYSVESNSSGKSSASLMRVARLSSSCSPMLAGVMEFELPYDPDWEFPRENLTLGKPLGEGCFGQVVRAEAYGINKDCPDQSTTVAVKMLKDDATDKDLADLISEMELMKVMDKHKNIINLLGVCTQDGPLYVLVEYASKGSLREYLRARRPPGMDYTFDVTKVPEEQLTFKDLLSCAYQVARGMEYLASKRCIHRDLAARNVLVTEDNVMKIADFGLARGVHQIDYYKKTTNGRLPVKWMAPEALFDRVYTHQSDVWSFGVLMWEIFTLGGSPYPGIPVEELFKLLKEGHRMDKPSNCTHELYMMMRECWHAVPTQRPTFKQLVEELDKALLSISDEYLDLSTPFEQYSPSCEDTSSSCSSDNDSVFTHDALSTDPCLLGYQDVHSRIDMKTALR, from the exons ATGGCAAGGGTCTTCTTGTTCTATGTTCTCCTGCTCTGCTTGGTGGACAGAGTCACAGTCAGAGCCATCGATGAGATACGAACTAAAG ATCTTCGAGTGTCCAGGCCTTTAATTGTGCCAGGTTACCCAGAAAACACCACAGGGGTGGTGGGTGGTCATGCAAAACTCATGTGTAAAGTTCACAGGCCGGCATCTACTAAGGTGCAGTGGCTGAAGACAGATATCAGCAGCCCAGGACGGAGCCAGGGAGGGCCGCCTCGGATCAAGGCTCTGACG CCCCTACAGACCAATGGGTCCAAGGTGAACACTCTCCATCTGTCCAATATCACTTTGGAGGATGCAGGCGAGTACATCTGCATGGCTGAGAGCACCCACGCAGGACGGACGGTTCAGGCCATGCAGTCAGCGTGGCTGGTCCTGCCTG GTCCAGTCATCTCCAAAACTGTGGCtctttctgctgcagaaacccCTTCAG AAGTTCTTGAGGACCTCAGCGAAGACACCACAGAGCATCTTCTGCTGGAACCAGGAAATGTCCTGAAGCTGCGCTGTGACATGAGCACACGGCCCGGCATGGCGGTTCACTGGTACAAGGAGGGAGTCCGGCTTCTGCCCACACCTCGCATCCAGATGCGCGGTGCAGTTGTGGAGATCACAGACGTGACATATGAGGATTCAGGCATTTATGTTTGTGTTCTCCGGGGAACCAAAGATCCTGTGAGGAACTTCACTATCACTGTGGCAG ACTTGTTAGGCTCAGGAGACGATGACGAGGACAATGGGTTGGAGGACTCATCGGCTGAGATTGAAAATGACCAAGTTTACTTCTCGAGAG GCCCCTATTGGACTCACATCCAGCGTATGGAGAAGAAGCTGTATGCTGTCCCTGCAGGCAACACAGTGAAGTTTCGCTGCCCGGCCACAGGCAGCCCAATGCCAAGCATTCGCTGGCTCAAAAATGGACGGGAATTTAGAGGAGAACACCGCATCGGGGGAATCAAG cTAAGACATCAGCACTGGAGCCTTGTGATGGAGAGTGTTGTGCCCTCAGACAGAGGAAACTACACCTGTGTAGTAGAGAACAAATATGGCTCCATCTCTCACAGCTATGTTCTCGATGTCCTGG AGCGCTCCCCTCACAGGCCCATCCTGCAGGCAGGTTTACCTGCTAACACCACAGCCGTGGTAGGCAGTGATGTTCAGTTCCACTGCAAGGTCTACAGTGACGCCCAGCCGCACATTCAGTGGCTCAAGCACATCGAGAGGAACGGCAGTCGCTACGGTCCTGATGGGACTCCCTACGTTCAGGTCCTCAAG ACCGGCAGCCTGAACATGTCAGATGTGGAGGTGCTGTACCTGTCCAAAGTTAGCATGGAGGATGCAGGAGAGTACACCTGCCTGGCTGGAAACTCAATTGGCTTTGCCCACCAGTCTGCCTGGCTCACTGTCCTTTCAG AGGAAGAAGCAGCAGAACCCATAGACACCATGGAGACCAAGTACACTGATATCATTATCTACGCTTGCGGATTCCTGGCTTTGATCATGGCCATCATCATTGTGGTGTTATGCCGGATGCAGGTCCACCCAAGAAGGGAGCCGTTTGATGCCCTTCCTGTCCAGAAGCTTTCCAAGTTCCCTCTACGAAGACAG TACTCGGTGGAGTCTAATTCATCAGGGAAATCCAGCGCATCTCTGATGAGGGTGGCTCGCCTCTCATCCAGCTGCTCTCCAATGTTGGCTGGAGTCATGGAGTTTGAGTTGCCCTACGACCCAGACTGGGAGTTCCCGAGGGAGAA TTTAACACTGGGAAAACCTCTGGGAGAAGGCTGCTTTGGTCAGGtggtcagagctgaggcctaTGGCATCAACAAGGACTGTCCTGACCAGTCCACCACAGTGGCAGTTAAGATGCTCAAAG ATGATGCCACAGACAAAGATCTGGCAGACCTCATTTCAGAGATGGAGCTGATGAAGGTGATGGACAAGCACAAGAACATCATCAACCTGCTGGGAGTCTGCACACAAGATG gccCTCTGTATGTGCTGGTGGAGTATGCATCAAAAGGCAGTTTAAGGGAGTACCTGCGAGCCAGGCGACCTCCAGGCATGGATTACACCTTTGATGTGACCAAAGTGCCAGAGGAGCAGCTCACCTTCAAAGACCTGCTGTCCTGTGCCTACCAGGTGGCCCGAGGGATGGAGTATCTGGCCTCTAAAAGG TGCATCCACCGGGATTTGGCAGCCAGGAACGTTCTTGTGACCGAGGACAATGTGATGAAGATTGCTGATTTTGGCTTGGCCAGAGGAGTCCACCAGATTGACTATTACAAGAAAACCACCAAC GGACGTCTGCCGGTGAAGTGGATGGCACCAGAGGCTTTGTTTGACAGAGTCTATACACACCAGAGTGACGT GTGGTCATTTGGCGTCCTTATGTGGGAGATTTTCACATTAGGCGGTTCACCATACCCTGGTATCCCTGTTGAGGAGCTCTTCAAGCTGCTGAAGGAAGGACACCGCATGGACAAACCATCCAACTGCACACATGAACT cTACATGATGATGCGTGAATGCTGGCATGCTGTTCCCACCCAGAGACCGACATTCAAACAGCTTGTAGAGGAGCTGGACAAGGCTCTGCTGTCCATCTCTGATGAG TATTTGGACCTGTCGACACCTTTTGAACAGTACTCCCCTTCATGCGAGGACACATCCAGCTCCTGCTCCTCAGACAACGACTCAGTTTTTACCCACGATGCCTTGTCCACAGACCCCTGCCTTCTGGGCTACCAGGATGTCCACTCTCGGATAGACATGAAGACAGCTCTCCGATAG